The proteins below are encoded in one region of Mycobacterium pseudokansasii:
- a CDS encoding ammonium transporter, which yields MDIDPAATAWLLASTALVLLMTPGLAIFYGGMVRTTGVLNMIMMSFISIPLVTVAWLLVGYSLAFSDGGAGGFLGGLAHAGMLGISPQTLHGSVPELLYATFQLSFAIITAALVSGAIADRARFAAWMVFVPIWAVAVYCVIAHWVWAPSGWLFKMGVLDYAGGLVVEIVSGSSALALALVLGPRIGFKVEAMRPHNLPFVLLGVGLLWFGWFGFNAGSALAANGLAAAIFLNTLVAGCLGMLGWLAVEQFRDGKPTTFGAASGVVAGLVAITPSCGTVNTLGAAVVGLVAGVVCSFAIAVKFKLNYDDSLDVVGVHFVGGVVGVLLIGLLATAVMTQGPKGLFYGGGMGQLGKQALAMVVVALYAFTVSYVLALLIERSMGFRLSREDEVSGVDLTQHAETAYPEGVYGHQAPRRPSLGGASRPRPNEDEDT from the coding sequence TTGGACATCGATCCTGCTGCGACCGCGTGGCTGCTGGCCAGCACCGCATTGGTGCTGCTGATGACGCCCGGGTTGGCGATTTTCTACGGGGGCATGGTCCGTACTACCGGCGTGCTCAACATGATCATGATGAGCTTCATCTCCATACCGCTGGTGACTGTGGCATGGTTGCTGGTCGGTTACAGCCTGGCGTTTTCCGATGGCGGCGCGGGCGGATTTCTGGGCGGACTGGCGCATGCCGGGATGCTCGGCATAAGCCCGCAGACCTTGCACGGGTCGGTGCCCGAACTGCTGTATGCCACCTTCCAGCTGAGCTTCGCGATCATCACCGCCGCCCTGGTCAGCGGCGCCATCGCCGACCGGGCCAGGTTCGCGGCCTGGATGGTGTTCGTGCCCATCTGGGCGGTGGCGGTGTATTGCGTTATCGCGCACTGGGTGTGGGCACCGAGCGGGTGGCTGTTCAAGATGGGGGTGCTCGACTATGCGGGCGGGCTGGTCGTCGAGATCGTCTCGGGTTCCTCGGCGCTCGCATTGGCGCTGGTATTGGGTCCGCGCATCGGCTTCAAGGTAGAAGCCATGCGCCCGCACAACCTGCCGTTCGTGCTACTCGGCGTGGGACTGCTGTGGTTTGGCTGGTTCGGGTTCAACGCCGGTTCGGCGCTGGCCGCCAACGGACTGGCCGCCGCGATCTTCCTCAACACCCTGGTCGCCGGCTGCCTGGGCATGCTGGGATGGCTTGCGGTGGAACAGTTTCGGGACGGCAAGCCGACCACCTTCGGCGCCGCCTCCGGTGTGGTCGCCGGCTTGGTGGCGATCACGCCGTCGTGCGGCACGGTGAACACCCTGGGCGCCGCCGTCGTCGGGCTGGTGGCGGGCGTCGTGTGCTCGTTCGCGATCGCGGTGAAGTTCAAACTCAACTATGACGACTCTCTTGACGTCGTTGGGGTGCACTTCGTCGGCGGAGTGGTCGGTGTGTTGTTGATCGGGCTGCTCGCCACCGCGGTGATGACCCAAGGCCCGAAGGGACTCTTCTACGGGGGCGGGATGGGTCAACTCGGCAAGCAGGCGCTGGCGATGGTGGTGGTAGCTCTCTACGCGTTCACGGTGAGCTATGTGCTGGCCCTGCTGATCGAGCGTTCCATGGGGTTCCGGCTCAGCCGAGAGGACGAGGTGAGCGGCGTCGACCTCACCCAGCACGCCGAGACCGCTTATCCGGAGGGCGTCTACGGGCATCAGGCCCCCCGACGCCCGTCGTTGGGCGGCGCGTCTCGTCCGCGTCCGAATGAGGACGAAGACACCTGA